The DNA sequence GTTCTCGATCCGCAGCTTGGTCGCAAGGTAGGTCTTGCCCGCGGTGCCCCAGCCGTTCGGGACGGTCGCCGGTGCAATGACCTCCGTCAACGTCACGGCGATCTTCTGCCCGCCAATGCGCATCAGGTCGAGCGTCTGGCCGATGTGCGCGGCTGGTCGCGGGGCCGGTGTTTGCCGGGCCCCGGGCGATGAGTCCGACTTGGCCTTCTCCGCGGTCTCCGCCGAGCACGACACGAGCGACAAGACCAGGACACAGAGCGCGACGACCCACCGTCTCATGAGGTCCAGCCTACAAAAACGCACGGCAAGCCCTCCCCCGAATGGCCGCAGAAGTGACGATTAGGGTGCATACCAACCGTGAGTTCACCCAACCAACCGGGAGGTCGACGTGAGACTGGCACTGAGCGCGGAGGAGGCGGCGTTCCGCGACGAAATGCGGACCTTCTTCACCACCGAGATCCCGGCTGACATTCGCGAACGCAGCAGGTTGGGTCATTCGAACTTTCCCGACGACATCGTCACCACCCAGCGCATCCTGAACGCCAACGGCCTGGCGGTACCGAACTGGCCGGTCGAGTGGGGCGGCAAGGACTGGACGCTGACCCAGCACCAGATCTGGCACGACGAGATGCAGCTGGCCTCGGTCCCCGAACCGCTGACCTTCAACGCCAAGATGGTCGGCCCGGTGATCGCGGAGTTCGGTTCCCAGGCGATCAAGGAGCGCTTCCTGCCCGCCACCGCCAACCTGGACATCTGGTGGTGCCAGGGTTTCTCCGAGCCAGAAGCCGGCTCCGACCTGGCAAGCCTGCGCACCACGGCGGTGCGCGACGGTGACAGCTACATCGTCAACGGGCAGAAGACCTGGACCACGCTCGGCCAGTACGCGGACTGGATCTTCTGCCTGGTGCGCACCGACCCGCAGGCCCCCAAGAAGCAGGCCGGTATCTCCTTCCTGCTGTTCCGGGTCGACACACCGGGTGTCACCATGCGGCCGATCAAGCTGATCGATGGCGGCTACGAGGTCAACGAGGTGTTCTTCTCCGACGTGCGGGTGCCCGCCGATCAGCTGGTCGGTGAGGAGAACAACGGCTGGACCTACGCGAAGTTCCTGCTGGGCAACGAACGCACCGGCATCGCCGGGGTGACCCGTACCAAGGTGCGCGTCGCCGAACTCAAGCAGCGCGCCAAGGCGCTGGGGGCCCTCGACGATCCATTGTTCGCCGCCCGGGTCGCCGAACTCGAGAACGATCTGCTGGCGCTCGAGCTCACCCAGATGCGGGTATCGAGCGACTCCGCCGACGGCAAGCCGAACCCGGCGTCGTCGGTACTCAAGCTGCAGGGCAGCCAGCTGCAGCAGGCTGCCACCGAGCTGTTCGTGGAGCTGGCCGGTCCCGATGTCCTGCCCTTCGAAGCAGGCGACGGCATCGCAACGCCCTCCTGGGCGCAGGACGCGGCACCGACGTATCTGAACTATCGCAAGACCTCGATCTACGGCGGCAGCAACGAGGTACAGCGCACCATCATCGCGTCGACCATTCTCGGCCTTTAGGAGGTATGACAGCTATGGACTTCCAACTCAGCGACGAGCAGGTTCTGCTGCGCGACACCACCCGTTCGATGTTGTCGGGCTATGACACCGAAACCCGCAACAAGGTCATCGAGACCGACCCCGGCTTCAACCCCGAGGTGTGGAAGCAACTGGCGGACATCGGGATTCTCGGTCTGGGTTTCGACCCGCAGGAATCGGGCCCGCTGGAGATCATGGTGGTGCTCACCGAGGTCGGCCGGCGGGTGGCGCCGGAGCCCGTCGTACACGGAGCACTCGGGCCGGGCGCACTGATCGCCGAGCGCGGCACCGTCGAGCAGCGCGCGCTGCTCGACGCTGTCGCCGAGGGCGAGCAGATCCTGGCGTTCGCCCACACCGAGCCGGGCATGCGGGGAACCGCAGGCAAGGTGGCCACCACGGCTGTGCCGCAAGGCGATTCGTGGCGGGTGAGCGGACGTAAGAACCCGGTGCTGACCGGGGATCGCGCCGACACACTCGTCGTCAGCGCTGCGTTGCCCGACGGCGGGACCGGGCTGTTCCTGGTCGAGGCAAGCGCCGACGGCGTGACCCGTGCGCCCTACCGGACCTTCGACGGCCAACGCGGGGCCCAGGTCGATTTCGCCGGAGCCCCGGCCACCGCGCTGGGTGAGCCGACCGACGCCTCGGCCGCCATCGAGCGGGCCGTCATCCGCATCTCCTCGGCACTGTGCGCCGAGGCGGTCGGCGCGATGGAAGAGGCTCTGCGGCTGACCACCGACTACCTCAAGACGCGCAAGCAGTTCGGGGTCACGCTGAACACCTTCCAGACCCTGACCCAGCGCGCCGCCGACATGTACGTGTCGCTGGAGTTGGCCCGCAGCATGAGCATGTACGCGGCGATGTCGCTCGCCGACGGCAACTACGACCCGGTGATCGCGGCGCGCGCCAAGCTGCAGGTCGGCCGCTCTGGGCGCCACATCGCTCAGGAGGCCATCCAGTTGCACGGCGGGATCGGGGTGACCTGGGAGTACCCGGTCGGCCATCTTGCGGCCCGACTCACCGCAATCGATCACACCCTGGGATCGTCGCAGGATCAACTGCACGTGCTGATGGACAACCTGGGCGGCTACGACCTGGCCAAGCTGTAGCCCTCAGAAGTGGTAGCCGATCTGGGCGCCGGCGTCGCTGACGAACGCCGCATCCAGTCGGCGCACCAGGGCGTCGTCGCAACAGCGCAGCCTGCCCGCTGCGGCTAGCGCCGACGCCCGGTGCGTCCCCAGATACAGGCTGCCCAGAACGTCGAGGTCCAGCTCCACCTCGGCTTCGGCCTCGGTCGGGACGCAATCGGCCACTCCCGCACTGATGGTCAAGGCGAATCGTCCACCATCGCCGCGGAATCCGTCGTGCACCGCCAACACCACGGATAGCTCAGGCACGGCCGAAGAGTAGCGGCGAGCCTTCAGCACCGCGGGAATGTCCATGATCCGTAGCCACAGCGCGTCCGAGCGCCCGGTGGTGGTGGCCAGCCGGGTATCGGTCAGTAGATACGGCATCGGGTCGTCTGGGTAGGTCTCGATGACGATCTTGCTCATCAGGTCCAGCCCGAGCAACGCTCGCCACAATGCGGCATGCGCGGCCGGGGTGACGGCGCGGAACTCACCGACCCGCACCGACCTTGGATGCTCACCATGCACCCGGTAGAGCACATAACCGTCGGGATGCAGCAGCCCGAACCATTCGGTACCGCCTTCACGAGTGTTCTCCCGGTCGGCGAGCAGGTCATCCCAGAGCGCCAGCGGACGCGCCAAACCGCCCGGGACACACTGGCGCCACCGCTCGTAGACCGCGGCGAACTCGTCACGGCAGCCACCCGCTTTGACCAGCCGCACCCCACCGGGGTCGGGCGCGTCGGCGTGCAACTGGGCGAACCGTCGGTCGATGGTCAGCTCGTGGTCCACCGTCGCCGGGCCGTAGCCGAACCGCCCGTAGATGCCGCCCTCGCTGGCGGTCAAAGCCGCGATCGAATAGCCCGAATCGGCAATGCGACGGTGCAATTCGGTGTACATCATCCGGAGCACGCCACGGCGGCGATGGGTCGGGGCCACGACAACGAAGCTGATCCCGGCCGCCGGCAACACTGCCCCACCGGGCACCGTCAACTCCAGATCCAGGTAGCCCGACATGCCGACCACCTCATCGCCGTCGCAAACCACGATGGAGCTGTCGGGGGTGGTCAGGGTTCGCCAGGCGAGCATCGACTCGGCGTCCCAGTCCTCACCGAAGCCCACGGCGGCCAGCACGGCCATCGCCGACCAATCGTCATCGGTAGCAGTACGCAGGGTCAGGGTTTGGGATACGGTGCCGGTCACGCCGTCCGAGGCTGCCACAAACGCTCTTGGACCGCACCCCAATAATGTTGGGTACACCCGTCACCGAGGAGCATGATGCCCACTTCCGACCGCCCGCTTCGCGTAATCCAATGGACCACCGGCAACATCGGGCAACGTTCGCTGCACGCCATCATCGGCCGTCCCGATATGGAGCTGGTCGGTGTCTACGCCCATGGCAAGGACAAGGTCGGGGTGGATGCCGCGGAGCTGGCCGGCTGGCCGGAGGCGACGGGGGTCACTGCCACCAATGACATCGACGCCCTGATCGCGCTGAAGCCGGACGCGTGCTGTTACAACCCGCTGTGGCCCAGCATCGATGAGTTGGTCGCGCTGCTCGAGGCCGGGGTGAACGTGTGCTCGACCGCGGCCTGGATCACCGGTGGCAAGCAGAGCGCGCAAGACCGCAAGCGCATCGAGGACGCCTGCCGGGCCGGGAACTCCACCATGTTCGGCAGCGGCGCGCACCCCGGGCTGACCAACATGGTCGGCATGGTGCTGTCCGGGG is a window from the Mycobacterium sp. SVM_VP21 genome containing:
- a CDS encoding acyl-CoA dehydrogenase family protein; this translates as MRLALSAEEAAFRDEMRTFFTTEIPADIRERSRLGHSNFPDDIVTTQRILNANGLAVPNWPVEWGGKDWTLTQHQIWHDEMQLASVPEPLTFNAKMVGPVIAEFGSQAIKERFLPATANLDIWWCQGFSEPEAGSDLASLRTTAVRDGDSYIVNGQKTWTTLGQYADWIFCLVRTDPQAPKKQAGISFLLFRVDTPGVTMRPIKLIDGGYEVNEVFFSDVRVPADQLVGEENNGWTYAKFLLGNERTGIAGVTRTKVRVAELKQRAKALGALDDPLFAARVAELENDLLALELTQMRVSSDSADGKPNPASSVLKLQGSQLQQAATELFVELAGPDVLPFEAGDGIATPSWAQDAAPTYLNYRKTSIYGGSNEVQRTIIASTILGL
- a CDS encoding enhanced intracellular survival protein Eis, yielding MTGTVSQTLTLRTATDDDWSAMAVLAAVGFGEDWDAESMLAWRTLTTPDSSIVVCDGDEVVGMSGYLDLELTVPGGAVLPAAGISFVVVAPTHRRRGVLRMMYTELHRRIADSGYSIAALTASEGGIYGRFGYGPATVDHELTIDRRFAQLHADAPDPGGVRLVKAGGCRDEFAAVYERWRQCVPGGLARPLALWDDLLADRENTREGGTEWFGLLHPDGYVLYRVHGEHPRSVRVGEFRAVTPAAHAALWRALLGLDLMSKIVIETYPDDPMPYLLTDTRLATTTGRSDALWLRIMDIPAVLKARRYSSAVPELSVVLAVHDGFRGDGGRFALTISAGVADCVPTEAEAEVELDLDVLGSLYLGTHRASALAAAGRLRCCDDALVRRLDAAFVSDAGAQIGYHF
- a CDS encoding DUF4352 domain-containing protein — its product is MRRWVVALCVLVLSLVSCSAETAEKAKSDSSPGARQTPAPRPAAHIGQTLDLMRIGGQKIAVTLTEVIAPATVPNGWGTAGKTYLATKLRIENAGTTTIVGNSNSDVTVVGSDDQNYPADFATVNECKDFAYGWFLIPAGSSNSGCVVFALPTGVTAAKVRYAPSSGISHDVGEWLNP
- a CDS encoding acyl-CoA dehydrogenase family protein, which gives rise to MDFQLSDEQVLLRDTTRSMLSGYDTETRNKVIETDPGFNPEVWKQLADIGILGLGFDPQESGPLEIMVVLTEVGRRVAPEPVVHGALGPGALIAERGTVEQRALLDAVAEGEQILAFAHTEPGMRGTAGKVATTAVPQGDSWRVSGRKNPVLTGDRADTLVVSAALPDGGTGLFLVEASADGVTRAPYRTFDGQRGAQVDFAGAPATALGEPTDASAAIERAVIRISSALCAEAVGAMEEALRLTTDYLKTRKQFGVTLNTFQTLTQRAADMYVSLELARSMSMYAAMSLADGNYDPVIAARAKLQVGRSGRHIAQEAIQLHGGIGVTWEYPVGHLAARLTAIDHTLGSSQDQLHVLMDNLGGYDLAKL